The proteins below are encoded in one region of Thermoanaerobaculia bacterium:
- a CDS encoding WD40 repeat domain-containing serine/threonine protein kinase, producing the protein MPVATGTRLGPYEILAPLGAGGMGEVFRARDTRLGRDVAIKVLSADASENADRRVRFEKEARAASALNHPNIVSIFDIGTADGTTYIAMELVDGATLRESMPGGPVPTKRLLDIACAIADGLAKAHAAGIVHRDLKPENVMISKDGFVKILDFGLAKLVETPDENVSEIPTGTTPGMVMGTVGYMAPEQASGKKVDFRSDQFSLGTIFYEMASGKKAFRRDTSAETLVAIIRDEPEPLGPANPKLPPPLRWIIERCLSKDPEQRYASTRDLARDLAILREHLPEATSSGEFRAVSPETSSPAAVASFQRLSFQRGTILSARFAPDGRTVIYGASWDGNPTRLFSTRPESPESSALMLPHCEILAISGTGLMAVSLDRHWAGRFIWSGTLAQVSMLGGAPREVLEDVQWADWGPDGASLAAVRNVSGRHQIEYPIGRVLYQTAGWISHPRVSPDGRSVAFLDHPAQGNDAGSVRIVDAEGRVRVLSSDWITAYGLAWAHGGREIWFTATRTGVARAIWGVTLSGEERLLLRTPGELTIQDVSRDGGVLATSDNGKVGIVGLPPGQEKERDLSLLDWSRVCDLSPDGKTVLFDESGEGSGANGGVFIRRTDGSPAIRLGDGRAEEFSPDGKWVASLSLRGNASILPVKAGTSRTIEHPGLAVHAARWTPDGKKLLLLANEVNGGLRLFVHALDDSPPRPITPEGCAPGSLPVSADGKYVVVQGPDQVFSLYAIEGDEPPQPIPILTPDDRPIRWTPMGNSLYVFRRGELPAQIMRLDLATGRKERVLDLMPPDPAGVVEIVSVRLTPDAASYAYSYHRILSDLLLVEGLK; encoded by the coding sequence ATGCCCGTGGCGACCGGAACCCGGCTCGGTCCCTATGAAATCCTCGCGCCGCTCGGCGCCGGAGGAATGGGGGAAGTTTTCCGCGCGCGCGACACGCGCCTCGGCCGCGACGTCGCGATCAAGGTTCTCTCCGCCGACGCTTCCGAGAACGCCGACCGCCGGGTGCGCTTCGAGAAGGAGGCTCGCGCCGCCTCCGCGCTGAACCACCCGAACATCGTCTCGATCTTCGACATCGGAACGGCGGACGGAACCACGTACATCGCGATGGAGCTCGTCGACGGCGCGACGCTCCGGGAGTCGATGCCCGGCGGTCCGGTTCCGACGAAACGCCTCCTCGACATCGCCTGCGCGATCGCCGACGGGCTCGCGAAGGCGCACGCGGCCGGAATCGTGCACCGGGATCTGAAGCCCGAGAACGTCATGATCTCGAAGGACGGATTCGTCAAGATCCTCGACTTCGGGCTGGCGAAACTCGTCGAGACCCCCGACGAGAACGTCTCCGAAATTCCGACGGGCACGACACCCGGCATGGTCATGGGGACGGTCGGCTACATGGCGCCCGAACAGGCCAGCGGCAAGAAGGTCGACTTTCGGTCGGACCAGTTCTCGCTCGGCACGATCTTCTACGAGATGGCTTCGGGAAAGAAGGCCTTTCGCCGCGATACTTCGGCCGAGACCCTCGTCGCGATCATCCGCGACGAACCGGAACCCCTCGGGCCCGCAAACCCGAAGCTCCCGCCGCCGCTCCGCTGGATCATCGAGCGCTGCCTCTCGAAAGACCCCGAACAGCGGTACGCGTCGACTCGCGATCTCGCCCGCGACCTCGCGATCCTGCGGGAGCATCTCCCCGAGGCCACCTCTTCCGGAGAATTCCGCGCGGTTTCCCCTGAGACTTCTTCTCCCGCGGCGGTCGCGAGCTTCCAGCGGCTCTCGTTCCAGCGGGGGACGATTCTCTCCGCGCGGTTCGCGCCGGACGGCCGGACCGTCATCTACGGCGCCTCCTGGGATGGCAATCCGACGCGCCTCTTCTCCACGCGGCCGGAGAGCCCGGAGTCGAGCGCGCTGATGCTCCCGCACTGCGAGATCCTCGCGATCTCGGGGACAGGTCTCATGGCGGTCTCGCTCGACCGGCACTGGGCGGGGCGGTTCATCTGGAGCGGAACGCTGGCGCAGGTCTCGATGCTCGGGGGCGCCCCCCGCGAGGTCCTCGAAGACGTCCAGTGGGCGGACTGGGGGCCGGACGGCGCGAGCCTGGCGGCGGTGCGAAACGTCTCCGGCCGCCACCAGATCGAGTATCCGATCGGGAGAGTTCTCTATCAGACCGCGGGATGGATCAGCCATCCTCGAGTCTCCCCGGACGGACGTTCGGTCGCCTTTCTCGACCATCCCGCGCAGGGCAACGACGCGGGATCCGTGCGGATCGTCGACGCCGAAGGCAGGGTCCGCGTCCTCTCTTCCGACTGGATCACGGCCTACGGGCTCGCGTGGGCCCACGGCGGCCGCGAGATCTGGTTCACGGCGACCCGCACCGGCGTCGCGCGCGCGATCTGGGGAGTGACGCTGTCGGGCGAGGAGCGCCTGCTGCTCCGGACCCCCGGCGAGCTGACGATCCAGGACGTTTCGCGGGACGGCGGCGTTCTCGCCACGAGCGACAACGGCAAGGTCGGGATCGTCGGGCTCCCGCCCGGACAGGAGAAGGAACGCGACCTCTCGCTCCTCGACTGGTCGCGCGTCTGCGATCTCTCCCCCGACGGAAAGACGGTGCTCTTCGACGAATCGGGCGAGGGGAGCGGCGCCAACGGCGGAGTCTTCATCCGGCGAACGGACGGCTCGCCGGCGATCCGGCTCGGCGACGGCCGCGCCGAAGAGTTTTCGCCCGACGGAAAGTGGGTCGCTTCGCTGTCGCTCCGAGGCAACGCGAGCATCCTTCCCGTCAAGGCGGGGACCTCCCGGACGATCGAGCACCCGGGGCTCGCGGTGCACGCCGCCCGCTGGACGCCGGACGGGAAGAAGCTCCTGCTGCTCGCCAACGAGGTCAACGGCGGGCTTCGGCTCTTCGTCCACGCTCTCGACGACTCGCCTCCGCGTCCGATCACCCCCGAAGGATGCGCGCCGGGGTCCCTCCCCGTCTCGGCGGACGGGAAATACGTCGTCGTTCAGGGGCCCGATCAGGTCTTCTCGCTCTACGCGATCGAGGGGGACGAGCCGCCGCAGCCGATCCCGATCCTCACTCCCGACGACCGGCCGATCCGCTGGACGCCGATGGGGAACTCGCTCTACGTTTTCCGCCGCGGCGAGCTGCCCGCGCAGATCATGCGTCTCGACCTCGCGACCGGAAGGAAGGAGCGCGTGCTCGATCTCATGCCGCCGGACCCCGCGGGCGTCGTCGAGATCGTTTCCGTCCGGCTCACCCCCGACGCCGCCTCGTACGCGTACAGCTATCACCGGATCTTGTCGGACCTTCTGCTCGTCGAGGGCCTGAAATGA
- a CDS encoding protein kinase, with product MTLDAGTKLGPYEILSPLGAGGMGEVYRARDTRLGREVAVKVLPSHLSENTELKQRFEREAKAVSALSHPHICALFDVGNEAGVEYLVMELLEGETLADRLTKGPLPADQVLRFGIQIADALDRAHKQGIVHRDLKPGNVMLTKSGVKLLDFGLAKHRAANVDSQISQLSSLPTEMTPTNLTERGTIMGTFQYMSPEQLEGKEADARTDIFAFGCVLYEMASGRKAFAGKSRASMIAAILERDPAPISSIVPMIPPALDRVVKTCLAKEPDDRFQTAHDAKLQLEWIVEGGSQAGAPAIVVSRRRARERWAWIAAGILGAAAAALGALLWRAAGNPASMVQTSILPPEKSSFDFTSGAMALSPDGSRIAFVAPDPSGKSVLWVRPLSGLSAQPLAGTEGAKYPFWSPDSARIGFFMGAKLKKIDASGGPAETICDAVEGRGGTWNREGTIVFAPNFNTGLSRVAAAGGTPVPITKLDLARKENTHRWPWFLPDGRHFLFVNRTTGSGTEPERTAIWLGTLDGKTAELLHDVESEAQYASGHLLFVREGTLLAQRFSPGSRKLSGDAFPVAEHLQNLTGYSLSMFSASQAGALVYMGGGSLGLSQLAWLDRTGRQIETVGNPAMIARPKLSHDEKRVAMDVRDPSSANTDVWVFDMARRTQTRLTFAPGFDGYPIWSPDDTRIVFSSDRKNPGDLYEKSSAGTGEEKLVLASDALKTPFSWTTDGSRIGFQTFNAKTTTRTGDLWTFSFADQKATPYLETDFNEGEPSFSPDGKWIAYVSNESGKNEIYVRTFPDTGGKWQISTSGGEDPLWSRDGREIFYDVGTKLMTVPVKTTPAFEAGTTQILFEARFRADFGVQYDVTGDGKKFLVDQDVTQSAEAPITLVQNWLAKKR from the coding sequence ATGACGCTTGACGCCGGCACGAAGCTCGGCCCGTACGAAATCCTGTCGCCCCTCGGCGCCGGCGGCATGGGCGAGGTCTACCGGGCGCGCGATACGCGGCTCGGCCGCGAGGTCGCCGTCAAGGTCCTTCCGTCGCACCTCTCCGAGAACACCGAGCTCAAGCAGCGCTTCGAGCGCGAGGCGAAAGCCGTGTCGGCGCTCTCTCACCCACACATCTGCGCGCTCTTCGACGTCGGAAACGAAGCCGGCGTCGAGTACCTCGTCATGGAGCTCCTCGAGGGGGAGACGCTCGCGGACCGGCTGACGAAGGGGCCGCTTCCCGCCGACCAGGTCCTCCGGTTCGGCATCCAGATCGCCGACGCGCTCGACCGCGCGCACAAGCAGGGAATCGTCCACCGGGACCTGAAGCCCGGAAACGTCATGTTGACGAAATCGGGGGTGAAGCTCCTCGACTTCGGGCTCGCGAAACATCGCGCGGCGAACGTCGATTCGCAGATCTCGCAGCTCTCGTCGCTCCCGACCGAGATGACCCCGACGAATCTCACCGAGCGCGGGACGATCATGGGGACGTTCCAGTACATGTCTCCCGAACAGCTCGAAGGGAAGGAGGCGGACGCGCGGACCGACATCTTCGCGTTCGGTTGCGTCCTCTACGAAATGGCTTCCGGCCGGAAGGCGTTCGCCGGAAAGAGCCGCGCGAGCATGATCGCCGCGATTCTGGAGCGTGATCCGGCGCCGATCTCCTCGATCGTGCCGATGATCCCCCCCGCGCTCGACCGCGTCGTCAAGACCTGCCTCGCCAAGGAGCCGGACGACCGGTTCCAGACCGCGCACGACGCGAAGCTCCAGCTCGAATGGATCGTCGAGGGGGGATCGCAGGCGGGAGCGCCCGCGATCGTCGTCTCGCGGCGCCGGGCGCGCGAGCGCTGGGCGTGGATCGCAGCCGGAATCCTGGGGGCCGCCGCCGCCGCCCTCGGCGCGCTCCTGTGGCGTGCCGCCGGAAACCCGGCGTCGATGGTCCAGACCTCGATCCTCCCTCCCGAGAAGTCGTCCTTCGATTTCACCTCGGGAGCGATGGCGCTCTCGCCGGACGGGAGCCGGATCGCGTTCGTCGCGCCCGATCCTTCCGGCAAGAGCGTGCTCTGGGTGCGCCCCCTCTCCGGTCTCTCCGCGCAGCCGCTCGCCGGGACGGAAGGGGCCAAATATCCCTTCTGGTCTCCCGACAGCGCCCGGATCGGCTTCTTCATGGGCGCGAAGCTGAAGAAGATCGATGCGTCCGGGGGACCGGCCGAGACGATCTGCGACGCCGTCGAAGGTCGAGGCGGCACGTGGAACCGGGAAGGAACGATCGTGTTCGCGCCGAACTTCAACACCGGGCTGTCCAGGGTCGCCGCGGCCGGTGGGACGCCCGTTCCGATCACGAAGCTCGACCTCGCCCGCAAGGAGAACACGCATCGATGGCCCTGGTTCCTCCCGGACGGCCGGCATTTCCTGTTCGTGAATCGGACGACCGGGTCCGGAACCGAGCCGGAACGCACCGCGATCTGGCTGGGCACGCTCGACGGAAAGACCGCGGAGCTCCTCCACGACGTGGAGTCGGAGGCCCAGTACGCGTCCGGGCACCTCCTCTTCGTCCGGGAAGGGACCCTGCTCGCGCAGCGCTTCTCGCCCGGGAGCCGCAAGCTCTCGGGAGACGCGTTTCCGGTCGCCGAGCATCTGCAGAATCTGACCGGATACAGCCTGTCGATGTTCTCGGCCTCGCAAGCGGGCGCGCTCGTCTACATGGGCGGAGGGAGCCTCGGTCTCTCGCAGCTCGCGTGGCTCGACCGGACCGGGCGACAGATCGAGACGGTCGGGAACCCCGCGATGATCGCGCGGCCGAAGCTGTCTCACGACGAAAAGAGGGTCGCCATGGACGTCCGCGACCCTTCTTCGGCGAACACCGACGTCTGGGTCTTCGACATGGCGCGGCGGACCCAGACGCGGCTGACGTTCGCGCCCGGTTTCGACGGCTACCCGATCTGGTCTCCGGACGACACGCGGATCGTCTTCTCCTCCGACCGGAAGAATCCCGGAGACCTCTACGAGAAGTCGTCGGCCGGCACGGGCGAAGAGAAGCTCGTGTTGGCCTCCGATGCTCTGAAGACGCCGTTTTCGTGGACGACGGACGGAAGCCGGATCGGGTTCCAGACGTTCAACGCGAAGACGACGACCCGGACCGGCGATCTCTGGACCTTCTCCTTCGCCGACCAGAAGGCGACGCCCTATCTCGAGACCGACTTCAACGAGGGAGAGCCTTCGTTCTCCCCCGACGGAAAGTGGATCGCGTACGTCTCGAACGAATCGGGAAAGAACGAGATCTACGTGCGCACGTTCCCCGACACCGGCGGCAAGTGGCAGATCTCGACATCCGGCGGCGAGGACCCGCTCTGGAGCCGCGACGGAAGAGAGATCTTCTACGACGTCGGGACGAAATTGATGACCGTTCCGGTCAAGACGACGCCCGCGTTCGAGGCCGGCACGACGCAGATCCTCTTCGAGGCCCGCTTTCGGGCGGACTTCGGGGTCCAGTACGACGTGACGGGCGACGGGAAGAAGTTCCTGGTCGACCAGGACGTGACGCAATCCGCCGAGGCCCCGATCACGCTCGTCCAGAACTGGCTCGCGAAGAAGCGCTGA